CCAACAAAGTCACACCCCATATTACATCCCATAAATGCCATGCCAATCCTCTCTACCCTCACACCACTACCAAAACACCACAATGGCtacctctctcctctctctcgtTCTCCTTGCACTCTTCCTCTCCCTCTCGCTCCATGCTCAAGCTCAAGCCCCAGCAGCACCTGCTCCGGCGCCCTCCGGCCCGGTCAACTTCACCGCAGTTCTTGTAAAGGGTGGTCAGTTCGCCACCCTCATTAGCCTTTTGAACAAGACTCAAACATTTAACCAAATTGAAAACCAGCTCAACAGCTCTTCTGAGGGCATGACTATTTTTGCCCCAACTGATAATGCCTTCAACAATCTTAAAGCTGGTGCTTTAAATGCCCTCACCCAACAACAACAAGTTCAACTTCTTCAGTACCACATGTTGCCTAAATTCTATTCTTTGAGCAATCTCTTGTTGGTCAGTAACCCTGTTCCCACCCAGGCCTCTGGCCAAGACGGTGTTTGGGGTCTTAACTTTACAGGTCAAAGCAACCAAGTCAATGTGTCAACAGGGCTTGTCGAGGTTCAAATCAACAACGCTTTAAGGCAAGATTCTCCTCTGGCAGTTTATCCCGTCGACAAAGTGTTGTTGCCTGAGGAGTTGTTTGGTGTTAAGCCACCATCTGCTTCACCTCCAGCACCGGCAACTAACGCGTCGTCATCAGGCAAGTCCAATTCATCAGATACGGCTGCAGAACCATCACCTGGTAAGAACTCAGCTGGTGGAAGGAATGTAGCATTGGGGTTGATTTTTGGGCTTGGTTTCCTTTCCATGGGAATTCTTTCTTGAGAAATGGAGTATCAAAGGAGGCGTTTccaaaattccttttttttttctttttctttgtgattCTTACATTTCACATAATGAGCTAATTGGAGGTTCCATGTACGTCTACTTTCTTGTTCAtcatttgaattaatttctcGATTGGTCTAGTTCTTTGGTTTTGCGTATATGattcaatttgattaatttatcaagACATTAATAATtcaaccttttttattattcgaATATTGGTTAGGTAATGGCAATCATTCtaataataagaaatcaaatcccataatttacttattttttgttaggataaaaaagaaagaaagaaagaaagagatgcATTGGTCATTAGATCTTGCTGTAATACAGATGGAGCTGATTCACAAGCATGTGGAGCACAAATAGAATAAGACACATTGTATGATATGAACTGATCGAATGGAGATCTACAGGCATGGCCAGCTCATTTGTCTACCAGCTAGCTAGAGGAAGACTTCCATCATTATCTTTTccaattttaagaataaaaaaataatccaacttGTGTGTTAAAAGTAAACCATGCAGCTAGTAAGATAATGAAATCCATGTGATTCTTTAATGTCCTGCCATCACTATAAATCTTCAGGTCAACTTCAGTTCTTTCATGTGcttgttgtttataattattaaaaaataatataaataagattttatttaataatttaaattattagattaagatAGTTCTTTGATATAGTATCAGAGTTTTGATAACTAATAGGTcttgagttcaaatctcaccatccctatttatttgataaaaaaaattaaacacaaggtaatatgagtttttacaagttttaagtttaaagGGTTTTCACTTgagagaatatattaaaaaataatatatattatattatgagaCATCACTTAACAatttaaactattgggttgaaatgagtttttattaataataataaaaaaatgaaattcttcACTAATGGTATGAGAAAATTATGTCaagttttaatgtaatttgtgAACAAAAAACGTCAATTGGCTAAGATTACTGGGAACTAATTTGTAATTAAATCCATGtgattatatcaatttaatttggatTTGAATTTTAGTCCAAAATGCCTAATGAAATGAAGAGGAGGCAGAACGACAACATGGGTGGAGAAATTGATCGCTAGATTACCATCTCCTATTGTCGCTTCATTGTTCATTGTCTATATATTGTCAGAAATTTAAATGGATTCCGTAAATTGACAGAATTCGACCATCATAAGGGTCCAATTGCTACTTCTGAAACTTTAGGATCAAAAGTGAAATATTGAAGTACACTTGAAGAACTCAAATGTGCTTTAGCCAACAACTAGATGCTCCAAGTCAGAAAGCCACTTGCTCGCTCACAGATATGAGCAGCCACGGAGCTAGACAAAGAGGATCCGTGTCAACGGTCAATCAGGTTTAAACGTGGTCATGGGCCGAGCCACCTGGTCCGCGTGACCAGACCCTGCTAACAATGAGTGGCCTTGGCATGACAACTTGGCCTGCAGGCCTAACCCTGACTGCCTGGTCTCGAGCATgccaatttttttcaatctatatCTTGAATCTGCTATAGCTTTTCATGCATGACCAGTTCGAAACTTGTTTCACCGtatagttgtaattattttttaaataatattttatgtaaaaatatatgttaataatatttttttttttttttaaaaattatttttaacatagcaCTCCtaaatttcttttccatttcctgtttctttgcttcaaaatgTATAGTCTTTCACCCTGATTGGCTaggatatatgttttttttttttttaattatacagcTATTTCTCTCTATTATTTAGTTTGATCACTGCGTTTCTCCCAGTTCTTTTCTGGGTTTCTAGCACTTCTTGTTAGTTTTTTCCTTCGTTAAAGGTTAGTGTTTCATcggaaattattaaaattaatttttattattattaaaaaattatttttaatattaatatatcaaaatgatttaaaaacaataattttaaattttaattttttttaaatgacattaaaaatcaaataaaatcatatttgaattttaatttgtttttgtgatgCGAAAagcatttttgtaaaaaaataaaatttattttttactttttattaatttattttaaaaaaatttaaattattttaatatattaatatcaaaataaaattctaaaaaataaaaaaaataaattatttcaataaagttttaaataaaaaaacaattacacaaaCACAACACAAAACAGGCTATCAGATATTAATGTTTGAAAGCAACGTTGAAACTGCCATTACACATGTCCACTAAAGAATGCAGTAGAGAGAGGATAAGGAATCTCATGGCGTCAGAAGTCAGCAAAGCTAACACTAATTGCCTTTTCTATATATCTCTAAaagtttattgatatttttcagaatatttcACGAATTTTTGACACCTCACGTGACAAGAAATAACATTTTcatattcaatatatattataggaaaatacataaagaaaataaataattagttcTTATCAGCATATCTAGCCAGTTGCAATCTAAATCTTCAACAATTGATGCCTTGCATCTATAAAATGCtatacatgtatttttaaaaatatttttaattaaaaatacatcaaaataatactatttttatatttaaaaattagttttggtatcagtatattaaaacaatatgtaaacattaaaaaaaaataactttataatcattagtttttaaaataaaatttgaaattttttatacgtggtttaagaatttttcaattaataatataagataagaAGTTGACAGGTTCTTGGCCAGGTTTTATAACCACAAGGCAGGAATATGTTAAGATCAATGTCCATTTAAGCAACATCCTCGCAGGACTTCACATA
This genomic stretch from Populus alba chromosome 19, ASM523922v2, whole genome shotgun sequence harbors:
- the LOC118056661 gene encoding fasciclin-like arabinogalactan protein 6, producing the protein MATSLLSLVLLALFLSLSLHAQAQAPAAPAPAPSGPVNFTAVLVKGGQFATLISLLNKTQTFNQIENQLNSSSEGMTIFAPTDNAFNNLKAGALNALTQQQQVQLLQYHMLPKFYSLSNLLLVSNPVPTQASGQDGVWGLNFTGQSNQVNVSTGLVEVQINNALRQDSPLAVYPVDKVLLPEELFGVKPPSASPPAPATNASSSGKSNSSDTAAEPSPGKNSAGGRNVALGLIFGLGFLSMGILS